In a genomic window of uncultured Flavobacterium sp.:
- a CDS encoding ABC transporter ATP-binding protein produces the protein MYSLNDVSLDINQGQIFGLLGPNGAGKTTLISMLCGLIKPTSGHFTIDGLNYASDSSKIKKIIGVVPQEYALYPTLTARENLHYFGSMYGLKGSDLKDKVIETLDLLGLLKFADKRIETFSGGMKRRVNLIAGILHNPKVLFLDEPTVGVDVQSKNAIIEYLKHLNQNGTTIIYTSHHLAEAEDFCTTIAILDQGKIYAQGTPSGLIASTEKARNLEEVFISLTGKDLRDDI, from the coding sequence ATGTATTCTTTGAACGATGTTTCGCTGGATATAAATCAAGGTCAGATTTTTGGTTTATTAGGTCCAAATGGTGCCGGAAAAACCACGCTAATCTCGATGCTCTGCGGATTGATAAAACCAACTTCAGGACATTTTACAATTGATGGTTTGAACTATGCCAGCGATTCTTCCAAAATCAAAAAAATCATTGGAGTTGTACCTCAGGAATATGCTTTATATCCGACTTTGACAGCTCGCGAAAATTTGCATTATTTTGGAAGCATGTACGGATTAAAAGGTTCTGATTTGAAAGATAAAGTAATCGAAACTTTAGATCTTTTGGGACTTTTAAAATTTGCCGACAAACGCATCGAAACTTTCTCAGGCGGAATGAAACGCAGAGTCAATTTGATTGCGGGAATTCTGCACAATCCAAAAGTTTTATTTCTGGATGAACCAACCGTTGGCGTTGATGTACAATCGAAAAATGCGATTATAGAATATCTAAAACATCTAAATCAAAACGGAACTACGATTATTTATACATCACATCATTTGGCTGAAGCCGAAGATTTTTGCACCACAATTGCCATTCTTGATCAAGGCAAAATCTATGCGCAAGGAACTCCATCAGGATTAATTGCTTCGACCGAAAAAGCGAGAAATCTTGAAGAAGTTTTTATTTCATTAACCGGTAAAGATCTGAGAGATGATATATAA
- a CDS encoding ABC transporter permease → MKIGVDIQNYLPHRAPMLMVDLILDINSNFVETTFLIKEDNIFVDNNIFVEAGLIENTAQTCSAIVGKKYFFEEDGTENENVNVIGFISALKNLKIHSLPKAGDTIITKANLVSKFIGDDYTLCTMSCESLLEDKILLECEINLFIQKTISVEE, encoded by the coding sequence ATGAAAATTGGAGTTGACATACAAAATTATCTTCCGCACCGAGCGCCTATGCTTATGGTTGATCTAATTTTGGACATAAATTCAAATTTTGTAGAAACGACATTTCTGATAAAAGAAGACAATATTTTTGTCGATAATAACATTTTTGTCGAAGCCGGTTTAATCGAAAATACAGCACAAACTTGTTCTGCAATTGTAGGCAAAAAGTATTTTTTTGAAGAAGACGGAACAGAAAATGAAAACGTAAATGTGATTGGTTTTATCAGCGCATTAAAAAATCTGAAAATACATTCGCTGCCAAAAGCTGGTGATACAATTATTACCAAAGCAAATCTGGTTTCGAAATTTATAGGCGACGATTATACTTTATGTACAATGAGTTGCGAAAGTTTATTGGAAGACAAAATACTTTTAGAATGCGAAATTAATTTGTTTATTCAAAAGACAATTTCAGTTGAAGAATAA
- a CDS encoding lipid A biosynthesis acyltransferase, giving the protein MSQWDGKSKGTVLGYRIFVFLIQKAGVKAAYVLLYFVASYYFLFLKKSNQAIFYYFKERLNYSNFKSRKMVFKSYYTFGQTIIDKVSISAGMRNKFTYEFDGIETLKKLLAEKKGGVLISAHIGNFEIAEHFLGDIDLNFQINLVTTDLEHSAIKNYLESVTQKPTVKFIIIRDDLSHIFEINAALANNELVCFTGDRYFEGTKSLSEEILGKDANFPAGPFLIASRLKVPVVFVYVMKEPNLHYHLYAREATVKHRDEKALLKEYVKSVESIVQKYPLQWFNYFDFWNDLKK; this is encoded by the coding sequence AAAGCGGGTGTAAAGGCTGCTTATGTCTTACTTTATTTTGTTGCTTCTTACTACTTTTTGTTTCTGAAGAAAAGCAATCAGGCTATTTTTTATTATTTTAAAGAAAGACTGAACTATTCCAATTTCAAATCAAGAAAAATGGTTTTCAAAAGTTATTACACTTTTGGACAGACTATTATTGATAAAGTTTCCATTTCTGCAGGAATGCGAAATAAGTTCACTTATGAATTTGACGGAATCGAGACTCTGAAAAAACTTCTTGCCGAAAAAAAAGGCGGTGTCTTAATTAGCGCTCATATTGGAAATTTTGAAATTGCTGAACATTTTCTCGGTGATATCGATCTTAACTTTCAAATCAATTTAGTTACAACAGATTTAGAACATTCTGCGATAAAAAATTATCTGGAAAGTGTTACCCAAAAACCAACCGTAAAATTTATAATTATCAGAGACGATTTATCTCATATTTTTGAGATCAATGCAGCTTTGGCCAATAACGAATTAGTTTGTTTTACCGGCGATCGTTATTTTGAAGGCACCAAATCTCTTTCTGAAGAAATTCTGGGTAAAGATGCTAACTTTCCGGCTGGTCCATTTTTGATTGCTTCACGCCTAAAAGTTCCCGTTGTTTTTGTTTATGTAATGAAAGAACCCAACTTACATTATCATTTATACGCAAGAGAAGCAACCGTAAAACATCGTGACGAAAAAGCACTATTGAAAGAATACGTAAAAAGCGTTGAAAGCATCGTACAGAAATATCCATTGCAATGGTTCAATTATTTCGATTTCTGGAATGATTTGAAAAAATAG
- a CDS encoding dialkylrecorsinol condensing enzyme DarA, with amino-acid sequence MKNVLVIFYSQSGQLESIAKNIAKPFLNSEEIKVTFHEIQLEKPFPFPWNKTSFFDAFPESFLQIPTKLKPVSEEILNTKFDLVLFHYQVWFLSPSIPINSFLKSAEAKTILNNTPVITINGSRNMWVMAQEKIKVLLRDANAKLVGNVALVDRVGNLISVITIVNWMFSGVKKRYLGFFPLPGVSDKDIQESDKFGEIMLSEFKQNKLDDLQPKLVEIGAVKISPYLVTVDKTANKIFNKWSNLIHKNQKNRKTLLKIFYVYLFLAIWLISPIVYILHLITYPFKFKTIKKETQYYQGV; translated from the coding sequence ATGAAAAATGTTCTCGTTATTTTTTATTCCCAATCCGGACAACTAGAATCGATTGCGAAAAACATTGCAAAGCCATTCTTAAATTCAGAAGAAATAAAAGTAACTTTTCACGAAATACAATTAGAAAAGCCATTCCCATTTCCTTGGAATAAAACTTCTTTTTTTGATGCCTTTCCGGAATCTTTTTTGCAGATTCCAACAAAACTTAAACCGGTTTCTGAAGAAATTTTAAACACAAAATTTGATTTAGTTCTTTTTCATTATCAAGTTTGGTTTTTATCGCCTTCAATTCCTATTAATTCCTTTTTAAAAAGTGCCGAAGCCAAGACAATATTAAACAATACTCCCGTTATAACTATTAATGGTTCTCGTAATATGTGGGTTATGGCTCAGGAAAAAATTAAAGTTTTATTACGTGATGCAAATGCAAAATTAGTTGGAAATGTTGCATTAGTAGATCGCGTTGGAAATTTAATCAGCGTAATCACAATTGTAAATTGGATGTTTTCTGGCGTAAAGAAAAGATATCTTGGCTTTTTTCCGCTTCCCGGAGTTTCTGATAAAGACATTCAGGAGTCTGATAAATTTGGAGAAATCATGCTTTCGGAATTTAAACAAAACAAACTTGACGATTTACAGCCAAAATTAGTCGAAATAGGCGCCGTAAAAATCAGTCCGTATTTAGTAACTGTAGATAAAACGGCCAATAAAATTTTTAATAAGTGGTCAAATCTGATTCATAAGAATCAAAAAAACAGGAAAACGCTTCTTAAAATATTTTATGTTTATTTATTCCTTGCAATATGGCTAATCTCGCCAATAGTCTATATATTGCATCTTATTACCTATCCATTCAAGTTCAAAACCATAAAAAAAGAAACTCAATATTATCAAGGAGTTTAG
- a CDS encoding acyl-CoA thioesterase, which produces MTKRKEQYNEATSLTVSHEIRIRFNETDPLGIVWHGYYITYFEDGREAFGREHGLTYLDIAKTGFTTPIVKSKCEHKLSLRYGDVVTIETTVVDTPAAKMIYRFRIIDEKGEVACTGETVQVFLDKEGNLMLTNPPFYEEWKRKVGLLK; this is translated from the coding sequence ATGACAAAAAGAAAAGAACAGTATAACGAAGCAACTTCCTTAACGGTTTCGCATGAAATCAGAATTCGTTTTAACGAAACTGATCCACTCGGGATTGTTTGGCACGGCTATTATATTACCTATTTTGAAGATGGACGCGAGGCATTTGGACGCGAACACGGACTTACCTATTTAGATATTGCCAAAACGGGATTTACAACTCCAATCGTAAAATCAAAATGCGAACATAAATTGTCTTTGCGCTACGGCGATGTCGTAACAATTGAAACAACCGTTGTTGATACTCCGGCTGCCAAAATGATTTATCGTTTTAGAATTATTGACGAAAAAGGTGAAGTTGCGTGCACAGGTGAAACTGTTCAGGTATTTCTGGATAAAGAAGGAAATCTAATGCTAACAAATCCTCCTTTTTATGAAGAATGGAAACGAAAAGTTGGGCTTTTAAAATAG
- a CDS encoding BtrH N-terminal domain-containing protein has translation MQTSFTHHQSAHCENGVASNLLKNNGLNISEPMVFGIGSGLFFVYLPFIKVNHAPAISYRTLPGQIFNKVANRLNLKIKRQKFSSTINANKALDENLKNNIPTGLQVGVYHLSYFPDEYRFHFNAHNLVVYGKTETDYLISDPVMETVTTLTHEELDKVRFAKGAFAPRGQMYYPIQIPKDVDFKNAIIKGIKNTCRDMLAPMPIVGVRGIKFISRQIRKWPLKHGVRKANHYLAQMVRMQEEIGTGGGGFRFIYAAFLQEASVILNNEELKVLSKEMTQIGDSWRDFAVEASRIYKNRSAKEDAYNAIADELLDIANREEIFFKKLKKAIS, from the coding sequence ATGCAAACTAGTTTTACACACCATCAATCTGCTCATTGTGAAAATGGAGTGGCTTCAAATCTGCTAAAAAACAACGGATTAAATATCAGCGAACCAATGGTTTTTGGTATTGGTTCCGGACTTTTCTTCGTGTATTTGCCTTTTATAAAAGTAAATCATGCGCCTGCAATCAGTTACAGAACTTTGCCTGGACAGATTTTTAATAAAGTTGCCAATCGTTTAAATTTAAAAATAAAAAGACAAAAATTTTCTTCAACAATTAATGCCAATAAAGCATTAGACGAAAATCTAAAAAATAATATCCCAACCGGATTACAAGTTGGTGTTTATCATTTAAGTTATTTTCCTGATGAATACCGTTTTCACTTCAACGCACACAATTTAGTTGTTTACGGAAAAACCGAAACCGATTATTTAATCAGCGATCCGGTAATGGAAACCGTTACCACTTTGACACACGAAGAGTTAGATAAAGTACGTTTTGCCAAAGGCGCTTTTGCTCCAAGAGGACAAATGTATTATCCAATTCAGATTCCAAAAGATGTTGATTTTAAAAACGCCATCATTAAAGGAATCAAAAATACCTGTCGCGATATGCTTGCGCCAATGCCAATTGTTGGCGTTCGCGGAATTAAATTCATATCACGACAAATTAGAAAATGGCCTTTAAAACACGGCGTTAGAAAAGCAAATCATTATCTCGCACAAATGGTTCGTATGCAGGAAGAAATTGGAACTGGCGGCGGAGGTTTTCGTTTTATATATGCAGCATTTTTACAAGAAGCTTCGGTTATTTTAAACAACGAAGAATTGAAAGTTCTTTCGAAAGAAATGACACAAATTGGAGATTCCTGGAGAGATTTTGCTGTAGAAGCTTCTCGCATTTATAAAAACCGAAGTGCCAAAGAAGACGCTTACAATGCCATTGCAGATGAACTTTTGGACATTGCCAATCGTGAAGAAATATTTTTCAAAAAACTAAAAAAAGCAATTAGCTAA
- a CDS encoding beta-ketoacyl synthase N-terminal-like domain-containing protein codes for MLREVYITKTNCITPLGFDVESNIEAILRGESGIQLHEDTSLMPIPFYAAIINDEKINSAFAKISAKTKYSRLEKMMILALEPIIKNSEVELNSKTAFILSTTKGNVTALKNDSEESFNIAHLDVLAKNVSDFFGFKTQPIVVSNACVSGILAISVAKRMIQSELYDDIFVIAGDEVSEFVLSGFNAFQAMSSLPCKPYSKNRTGVSLGEATAAVLVSAEAKNAKIKIIGDSSINDANHISGPSRTGEGLFRSIQNALKEAQINPDQIDYISAHGTATPFNDEMEAIALNRLDLQNVPINSLKGFYGHTLGASGLLETVIAIESANQNILFESKGFDEIGVSESINVIEKNEERNIAFFLKTASGFGGCNTAVIFEKVK; via the coding sequence ATGTTAAGAGAAGTATATATCACCAAAACCAATTGTATCACGCCTTTAGGTTTTGATGTTGAATCCAACATCGAAGCAATTCTTCGTGGAGAATCCGGTATTCAATTACATGAAGATACTTCCTTAATGCCGATTCCGTTTTATGCTGCAATTATTAATGATGAAAAAATAAACAGTGCTTTTGCAAAAATAAGTGCTAAAACAAAATATTCTCGTTTAGAGAAAATGATGATTTTGGCTTTAGAGCCGATTATCAAAAATTCAGAAGTTGAATTAAATTCGAAAACTGCTTTTATACTTTCGACCACAAAAGGAAATGTTACCGCATTAAAAAATGATTCAGAAGAAAGCTTCAATATTGCACATTTAGATGTTTTAGCAAAAAATGTTTCGGATTTCTTCGGATTTAAAACACAACCAATTGTAGTTTCGAATGCTTGTGTTTCTGGAATTTTAGCCATTTCTGTTGCCAAAAGAATGATTCAATCTGAGCTTTACGACGACATTTTTGTTATCGCCGGAGACGAAGTTTCAGAATTTGTTTTGTCTGGTTTTAATGCTTTTCAGGCGATGAGCAGTTTGCCTTGTAAACCTTATTCTAAAAACAGAACCGGCGTAAGTTTGGGCGAAGCAACTGCAGCAGTTTTAGTTTCGGCGGAAGCCAAAAATGCAAAAATAAAAATTATTGGAGATAGTTCGATAAACGATGCCAATCATATTTCCGGACCTTCAAGAACAGGCGAAGGTTTGTTTAGAAGTATTCAGAATGCTTTGAAAGAAGCTCAGATAAATCCAGATCAAATCGATTATATTTCAGCGCACGGAACAGCAACTCCGTTCAATGACGAAATGGAAGCGATTGCTTTGAATCGTTTAGATTTACAAAACGTTCCTATAAATAGTTTGAAAGGATTTTATGGTCATACATTGGGCGCCTCGGGATTATTAGAAACCGTAATCGCAATTGAATCCGCAAATCAAAATATACTTTTTGAATCGAAAGGTTTTGACGAAATCGGCGTAAGCGAATCTATTAATGTTATAGAGAAAAATGAAGAGAGAAATATTGCGTTCTTTTTGAAAACAGCTTCTGGATTTGGAGGTTGTAATACGGCGGTGATATTTGAAAAAGTGAAATGA
- a CDS encoding ABC transporter permease gives MIYKIWMSVVKEFLLLKRDLGGLVILFIMPLVLVITVTLIQDSTFKTVSDNKIQILLVDNDKGSVSKTVFDNLEKSQLFSVVTQIDNKPLTEEVARENVYKGKFQLAIIIPKNLSTDLQAKVDQNVENIVSKMGFTDTIAKPKTSKIIQQKEVKLYFDPAVQLSFKNSVMSSIDKMISQIETKSIYTTFQNQLGEENTKFEQKSFITFKEIVPKVNNKEVLPNSVQHNVPAWTLFAIFFIVIPLSINIVKEKSQGTFVRLLTNPVSNLIVIIGKTITYSAICMIQFYMMVAVAIFLFPHIGLPSLNVEGHLFLMSVVALFSGFAAIGFGILLGTIASTQEQSAPFGATSVIILAAIGGIWVPVFAMPNIMQLIAKSSPMNWGLEAFYDVLLRNVSFLEIIPKISLLFLFFIITTCIALFYDKKKRTV, from the coding sequence ATGATATATAAAATTTGGATGTCAGTCGTAAAAGAATTTCTACTGCTCAAACGAGATTTAGGCGGATTAGTCATTTTATTTATAATGCCTTTGGTTTTGGTAATCACCGTAACATTAATTCAGGACAGCACTTTTAAAACCGTTAGCGATAATAAAATTCAGATTTTATTGGTCGACAACGACAAAGGTTCGGTTTCTAAAACTGTCTTTGATAATTTAGAAAAAAGTCAGCTTTTTAGCGTTGTAACACAAATCGACAATAAACCGCTTACTGAAGAAGTTGCCAGAGAAAATGTTTATAAAGGAAAGTTTCAGCTGGCAATTATAATCCCAAAAAATCTAAGCACAGATTTACAAGCCAAAGTGGATCAGAATGTAGAAAACATTGTGAGCAAAATGGGTTTTACAGATACAATTGCAAAGCCGAAAACTTCAAAAATAATTCAGCAAAAAGAAGTTAAATTATATTTTGATCCGGCAGTTCAGCTTAGTTTCAAAAATTCTGTGATGAGTTCTATTGATAAAATGATTTCTCAAATCGAAACAAAATCAATTTACACGACTTTTCAAAATCAATTAGGCGAAGAGAATACTAAGTTCGAACAAAAGAGTTTTATTACTTTTAAAGAGATTGTTCCAAAGGTAAATAACAAAGAAGTGTTACCGAATTCGGTGCAGCATAATGTTCCCGCGTGGACACTTTTTGCTATATTTTTTATCGTAATTCCATTGTCTATTAATATTGTAAAAGAAAAATCGCAAGGAACATTTGTTCGATTATTGACCAATCCGGTTTCGAATTTAATTGTGATTATTGGTAAAACTATTACTTATTCAGCCATTTGTATGATTCAGTTTTATATGATGGTTGCCGTTGCAATATTTTTATTTCCGCATATTGGTTTACCTTCTTTAAACGTCGAAGGACATTTGTTTTTGATGAGTGTTGTCGCTTTATTTTCAGGTTTTGCAGCCATTGGTTTCGGAATTTTATTGGGAACTATTGCAAGTACACAAGAACAATCTGCACCATTTGGCGCGACAAGCGTAATCATTCTTGCAGCAATTGGCGGAATCTGGGTTCCGGTTTTTGCAATGCCAAATATCATGCAGCTTATCGCAAAATCATCACCAATGAATTGGGGTCTTGAAGCGTTTTATGATGTTTTATTACGCAACGTTTCTTTCCTGGAAATCATACCAAAAATAAGTTTGTTATTTTTGTTCTTCATAATCACAACTTGCATTGCATTATTCTATGACAAAAAGAAAAGAACAGTATAA
- a CDS encoding beta-ketoacyl-ACP synthase III, with amino-acid sequence MFDVYITKAAKYLPNEAVSNDEMEDYLGLINDTASKARRIILRNNKITTRYYAVDKNGKSTHSNAELTRNAVAQLFDENFTDQDLEVLSCGTSSPDVLAPSHAAMVHGLLKNRSVELNSSMGICCSGMNALKYGFLSIKSGNSKNAICTGSEKVSTWLSSPKYNHEIINLKNLEEQPIIAFKKDFLRWMLSDGAGAFLLENKPSGEISLKIEWMEAYSYAFELETCMYAGGDKLENGEIQAWSDYNPEQWLTESVFAVKQDVKILDEFILPKGVESMSDAMAKHNITADQVDYFLPHVSSNFFVEGLKNGLNEKGIVLTDEKWFMNLLRVGNVGSASIYIALEELMYSGKLKKGDRILLSVPESGRFSFAYAYLTVC; translated from the coding sequence ATGTTTGACGTATATATTACCAAAGCCGCAAAATATTTGCCGAATGAAGCTGTTTCAAATGACGAAATGGAAGATTATTTAGGCCTGATAAATGACACTGCCTCAAAGGCAAGACGTATTATTTTGCGTAATAATAAAATTACAACCCGATATTACGCCGTTGATAAAAACGGAAAAAGTACACATAGTAACGCTGAGTTAACACGAAATGCCGTTGCACAACTATTTGATGAAAATTTTACAGATCAGGATCTGGAAGTCCTTTCTTGCGGAACTTCATCGCCTGATGTTTTGGCGCCGTCGCATGCTGCAATGGTTCACGGTTTATTAAAAAACAGATCGGTCGAATTAAATTCTTCGATGGGTATTTGCTGTTCCGGAATGAATGCGCTGAAATATGGTTTTCTTTCGATAAAATCAGGAAATTCAAAAAATGCCATTTGCACGGGATCAGAAAAAGTTTCAACATGGCTTTCTTCTCCAAAATACAATCACGAAATTATCAATTTAAAAAACCTTGAAGAACAACCTATAATTGCCTTCAAAAAAGATTTTTTACGTTGGATGTTATCTGATGGAGCCGGAGCATTTTTATTAGAAAATAAACCAAGCGGAGAAATTTCATTAAAAATCGAATGGATGGAAGCGTATTCTTATGCATTCGAATTGGAAACTTGCATGTATGCCGGTGGAGATAAATTAGAAAATGGCGAAATCCAAGCCTGGAGCGATTACAATCCAGAGCAATGGTTAACCGAATCTGTATTTGCGGTAAAACAAGATGTAAAAATATTAGACGAATTTATCCTGCCTAAAGGTGTCGAAAGTATGAGCGATGCAATGGCAAAGCACAATATTACGGCAGATCAGGTTGATTATTTTTTACCACATGTTTCTTCTAACTTTTTTGTAGAAGGATTAAAAAACGGATTAAACGAAAAAGGAATTGTACTTACGGACGAAAAATGGTTTATGAACCTTTTGAGAGTTGGTAATGTTGGTTCGGCTTCTATTTATATTGCACTTGAAGAATTAATGTATTCCGGTAAACTAAAAAAAGGAGATCGCATTTTATTATCAGTTCCGGAAAGCGGAAGATTCTCTTTTGCCTACGCTTATTTAACTGTTTGCTAA